The genomic interval CCATAATCCTGCCGACTATAACGGCATGAAGATCGTCACTTCCGGAGCACGTCCTCTCTCCGGCAACACCGGGCTGCAAAAGCTGGCCGAATATACGGTTGAGGAGCCCGCGGAGGCGCCGGTACGCAATCCTGGGAAATATTCCGCTTTGAGCTGCAGGAAGGAATATATCGAACACCTGCTGGGCTATATCAAAAAGGAGGCGCTCATGCCTCTGAAGGTCGTGGTCAACAGCGGTAATGGCTGTGCCGGGCAGGTAATTGACCTTCTGGAGGAGCATCTTCCCTTTACCTTTCATAAACTTCATCATCAGCCTGACGGTCATTTTCTGCATGGAGTTCCAAACCCGCTGCTTCCTGAAAAGAGGGAAGAAACTTCTCGTGCCGTCTTGGAGCATGGCGCCGATTTGGGCCTGGCCTGGGACGGAGATTTTGACCGCTGCTTCTTCTGGGATGAAAAGGGGGAGTTCATCGAAGGCTATTATCTTGTCGGGCTGCTCGCTAAAGAAATGCTCAACAAATATCCCGGCGAAAAGATCCTCCACGATCCCAGGCTGATCTGGAATACCATGGATCAGGTGAGAAAGTGTGGCGGGATTCCGGTTATGACCAGGACCGGCCATGCCTTTATAAAAGAGCGGATGCGTCACGAGAACGCCCTTTATGGGGGCGAAATGTCGGCCCATCACTATTTCAGGGATTTTGGCTTCTGCGACTCCGGCATGATACCCTGGCTGTTGATATGCTCGCTGCTGAGCAAGGTAAAAAAGCCCCTCTCCAGTCTGGTTGAAGACATGGTTGCCGCCTATCCGGTTTCGGGGGAGATCAACAGCATCGTCGAGGATGCCGACGGCGTCATCCGCAAAATCGAGGAGCGCTATGGTGACGGCGACAGGGATTATGTCGATGGCCTCAGCGTAACCTATGAAAATTTCAGATTCAATATCCGAAAATCGAATACCGAGCCCTTGCTGCGGCTTAATGTTGAGAGCCGCGCTGACAACAGCCTGCTGAAAGAAAAGACCGAGGAGCTTTTGCGGCTGATAAACGAATAATTTGACCTTGTTTGGAACTGAAGAGGTTTCATGTGATACAAATTCAACCCATTATACTTGCAGGGGGCAGCGGCTCCCGGCTCTGGCCGGTTTCCCGCGAAATCTATCCCAAGCAACTGCTCCGCCTGACCTGCAACAGGTCGCTTTTGCAGTCCACTCTGGAGCGGGTATACAGGATGGACGGCAACATCCTGCCGCCCATAATAGTGGTTTGTGAAGAACACAGATTCGTCACCAGGCAGCAGGTTGAAGAACTGGGAATATTCCCGGAATATACCATCCTGCTGGAACCGTTTGACAGAAATACCGGTCCCGCCGTCTGTGGGACCGCCGAATATGTGCGGCTGCAACGAGATGAAACGACTATTATGCTTGTGCTGCCATCGGATCATCTGATCAGCAAGGAGCAGGAGTTTCTGGACGCGGTCGAAAAAGCGGTGGTGCTGGCCCAAAATGGACGTATCGTCACCTTCGGCATTCAGCCTCAAAGTCCGGAAACCGGCTATGGCTATATCGAAGCGGGTGAGAATGGAGCAGTCCTCTCCTTTCGAGAAAAACCGGGAATCGAACTGGCCAGGGAATATCTCAGCAGGGAGAACTGGTACTGGAACAGTGGAATGTTCACCTGCAGTGTGAAGACATTGCAGAAGGAAATGGCAAACCATTGCCTCCGGCTGCAGGAACATATGGTGCAAGCCATCAAAAACGGCGGCAGAGATGGTCTCTTCTTTCGTTTTGATTCGGTGAGCATGGCCGGTGTCGAGAATATCTCCATTGATTATGCTCTCATGGAAAAAACGGAATGTGCCTCGGTTGTTCTTGTGGATCTCGACTGGAGGGATGTAGGTTCCTGGCAGTCCTTATGGGAGATAATGGAAAAGGATGCAGACGGCAATGCCCACTGGGGAGATGTCATTCTTGAATCCACCGGCAACTGCCTGATAGCTGCAGAGGATAAACTTGTTGCCGCCGTTGGTCTGGAAGATACAGTAGTGGTGGAGACGGCGGATGCTGTGCTGGTGTCATCCATGTCCTCGGTGCAGGGGGTCAAAAAAGTCGTTGAGTATCTCAAGGCAAAGAACAGGGACGAGTGCCGCTTTCATCGCACGGTTTTTCGCCAATGGGGAAGTTGCACCGTGTTGGAGGCCAGAGAGCTTTACAAGATAAGCAGAATTGTAGTGAACCCCGGTGCCGGCCTTTCCCTGCAGAAACATTATCATCGATATGAACACTGGGTGGTAGTCAGAGGTACCGCGCGAATCACCAGCGGCAAGGATGTTCTGCTTCTCCGGGAAAACCACTCAAGCTATGTGCCTCCCGGGGTTGTGCACAGGCTGGAAAATCCCGGTACTCTTCCTTTGGAAATGATAGAAATTCAAATCGGCGCTTATCTCGGCGAGGATGATATCGTGCGTTATGAGGATGATTACGGCTCAGATCGGAGGTGAAATGTCGTGATGATCCCCCTGTCGCTGCATATCGTCGAACAAGGCGTGGATTGATTCTCTGTTTGCCTCGACAATGCCGCGTTCGGTGATCAGGCCGGTGACCAGCCGTGCCGGGGTGATGTCGAAAGCGTAATTCTCCGCTATGGTATCCCTGCCGGCAATCCAGACGCTCTCGGAGGTTCCGGCATCGGTAACTCCGCTGACTCTGGTAATTTCCTCACCGGAGCGTATCTCAATGGGAATATCCCTGCCGTTGTCCAGATTCCAGTCGAAGGTGGAGGAAGGCAGGGCCACGTAAAAGGGAATGTTATTGTCTTTTGCCGCCAGAGCCTTGAGGTATGTCCCTATCTTATTGGCTACATCACCGGTATGCGTGGTTCTGTCCGTACCGACGATAACCACATCCACCTTGCCTGTTTGCATAAGGTGACCCCCGGCGTTGTCGGTGATCAGGGTGTTGGGAATACCTTCCTGCTGCAACTCCCAGGCTGTCAGCTTGGCTCCCTGATTCCAGGGGCGGGTTTCATCAACCCAGACATGCACGTTGATTCCGGCATCCCGGGCTGCGTAGATTGGGGCAGTTGCGCTGCCGTAATCAACGAAAGCCAGCCAGCCGGCATTGCAGTGGGTCAGGATGTTGACGGGGTCGCCATTTTTTCTTGCACTGATTTTCTTCAGTATTGCTCTGCCATGTTCGCCGACTTTCCTGCAGAACCCGGCATCCTCGTCGGCAATCCGGCAGGCTGTGGCATAGATGATACGGCGTTTTTCCGGGACAGTGTCCACTCCGGCGGCAGCTTGAAGTATGCGGTCCACCGCCCAGCCGAGATTTCTTGCCGTAGGTCTGCTGTCGTTCAGATATTTTCCGGCCGCCTCAAGATCCGCGGTAAAGGTCTTTTCTTGTGCCTCCAGGGCGGCAAGATGCATGGCGAAACCGGCAGTCGCCCCAATCAGGCCTGCTCCGCGAACATGCATATCTCGTATGGCTCTCCAGGCCATTTCCAGATTGGTCAGCTCTTCTATGACGAAATTGTGCGGCAGCTGGCGCTGATCGATGATGCATATGGTGTCGGAGCTGTGGACCGCAGGCCAGATTGTTCTGTAGGATTTTCCGTTGACATTCATTTTAGTACCTTACTCCTGAAAAACTGTCAGAAAAAACAAGAAAACGAATAATGCATTGATAACTGTGAATTGCCCTCTACATCCAAGGTACTTATCCTCTTTTGGGGGTTAGATATTGGATATGGGCTATAATCAAGACCTGAAAAGGCAGAGGGCGGTGGTACCATGTTTTGCTGGATTGTTTCTTAACCGTGGGCGCTCTCGGTCGTATCGAATATTCGTGATTTGAACTGCTGTTTTGCTGAACATAATATGGCTTGTAGAAATTGCAACGCAATAACAGCTTTGTGCATTAGCAATGGCCTTCTCAGATAGATTCAAATATATGCGGGGGGAAGTTCACAAATTATAAGGCTACAAAAATGTAATCATTTTGCTTGTCGTTTACAAAAATGTATAATATTTTTTGTCAAAAAAAATACACAATAAATTGATAAGTAATTTAATCCTATGCATAAAAAATTTTTATCGGAGTTGTGGTACGCTCCTTGGATACTGGATAATAAGTAATGGGTAGTGCATAAATTTAAGAGATTATGCAAATCCAGGCGGAATTGGAGAGGTGCCTGTCGAAAAGATGAGCAGGCGGGGATTTTTAGAAACGGACGGAGAAGACAATGGATAAGGCGGATACGGCATTCATTATAGCCGCTGCAGGCCTGGTATTGCTAATGACCCCCGGGTTGGCGCTATTTTATGGTGGTATGGTTCGCAGTAAGAATGTCCTTGCCACCATTATGCAGAGCCTGTTTATGATTGCCTTAATATCGATAGAATGGGTTTATATCGGCTACTCCATGTCGTTCGGTCCCGATGTCGGCGGAGTTGTCGGCAGTCTTGCCTGGTTTGGCCTCAAGGGGGTAACCAGCGCGCCGAGTCCGGATTATGCAACTACGATTCCGCAGACCGTCTTTATGATTTATCAGTGCATGTTCGCTGTGATAACCCCTGCCCTCATTGCCGGTGCCTTTGCCGAGAGGGTCCGTTTTGCTCCTTTTCTGCTGTTTTCGGTGCTCTGGGCTATACTTGTCTATAATCCGGTCTGTCATTGGATCTGGGGAAGCGGCGGATGGCTTGGCAGCATGGGAGTGCTTGATTTTGCCGGCGGTTTGGTGGTTCACCTAACCTGTGGGGTGGCGGCGTTGGCAGGGGTGCTGGTCATCGGTCCAAGGAAAGGGTACGGCAGAACCAGTTTTATGCCCCATAATCTGCCGATGACGGTGCTGGGGACGGGCCTGCTGTGGTTTGGCTGGTTTGGCTTCAACAGCGGATCGGCCCTTGCTGCGGATGAGGTTGCCGCCACCGCTTTCGTGGCGACTCATCTTGCCGGTATGGCGGGAATGGCCACCTGGGTAATGATGGAATGGTTGAAACAGGGTAAGGCGACAACACTGGGGGCCGCCTCAGGGGCTATTTCGGGACTTGCCACAATAACACCGACTGCGGGATTTGTCGGTCCTAACGCGGCTATTCTTATTGGCATGATAGCAGGCATCGTCTGTTATTTCGCGGTTAATATAAAGACTAAGCTGCGCCTGGATGATTCACTGGACGTAGTTGGTATCCATGGCGTAGGTGGCGTCGTTGGTACTCTATGTCTCGGTATTTTTGCTTCAAAGGCAATTAATCCGGGTGGTGTTGATGGTCTCATTTACGGGAATCCGGTGCAGCTGTTCATCCAGGTGAAAGGTATCCTGATTGTCGGAGTATATGCCTTTGTGGTCAGTTGGGTACTTTTTAAGGTAATCCATACGGTAATCGGGCTGAGGGTCAGTGCCGAGGACGAGGTGCGGGGGCTTGATTCAACGCAGCATTCCGAGACGGCTTACAACACTCCAGGCTGAGCGCTCAAAATACCATTGCTCCCCCTGTTTTGTGGAAAACGTGTATAGTGTAGTTGTGTGAGTGTTGAGGAAAATAACTGGTGCACCATCCTTTCAGTGGGGCTCTGCGAGATAAGTGACAAAGGGGTTGTGATATGAAAAAGATAGAGGCGATAGTGAAGCCTTTCAAGCTGGATGATGTCAAAGAGGCATTAAATGAAATCGGGATCCAGGGGATGACCCTCTCGGAGGTCAAAGGCTATGGCCGCCAGAAAGGCCATAAGGAAATTTATCGCGGCGCCGAATATATTGTTGATTTTATTCCGAAAATAAAAATAGAAATAGTTGTCGCCGCTGATCGGGCGGATGCGGTTGTCGAGGTCATCAGAAAAGCGGCGAATACCGGAAAAATCGGTGACGGCAAGATCTTCGTCATGCCCGTCGAGCGGGTAGTGCGGGTGCGCACCGGAGAGGAAAACAGGGACGCGCTATAGCGTATGAAGCTTCCAATACGAGCAAAAAGAGAAGCGCTCGAAGCTCTCTGGCAGCAGGGTCTGAGCGGTCAAGCCCTGTTGCGGGGGCAGGCGAAACTGGTGGATGATTTTGTTCAGGAGCGTTTTCTGGGGGCGGATATCGCCGCTGTCGCTGAATCCGTGGCGTTGGTTGCTCTTGGCGGCTATGGCAGGCAAGAACTATTCCCCTATTCCGATATCGATTTAATGATTCTTTTTCGTCCGGATGTCAGGGACGATATCGGCCGGGTTGCGGATGCGGTCCTCTATCCTCTCTGGGACACGGGGCTTGAAGTGGGACATGGCGTGCGCAGTGTGGAAGAGGCGGTGGCGCTGGCCGGAGAAGACTTCTTTTTTCGGGTGGCCCTGCTCGATGCCAGGCTGCTCGCCGGGTCGCAACTCCTCTATTTTGAACTGCTTTCCACCTATCGCTCGCAGTTTGTCGAAGGGCGACGCCGGGAGTTTGTTGAAACCATGGAACGCTTCCGGCGTGAGCGCCGTGAAAAATACGGGAGCCACTCCTATCTGCTCGAACCGCACATCAAGGAGGGCAAGGGCGGGCTGCGCGATATCCAGTCAATGCTCTGGACAGCAGCGGTCGTCTATGGTCTTGAGGGTTTAAACGGCATCGTTAACGCCGGCATTCTCGCTCCCGAGGAGCAGGCCCCTTTCGTGGCCTCCTGGGATATGCTGATCAGGATACGGAACAGGCTGCATTATGTTTCCGGACGAAAGAATGACCAGCTCCACTTTGAACAGCAGGAGGAGATCGCCGAAGCCTTTTCCTACCGTGACCACGAAGGCTCTCTCGCTGTCGAGGTCTTTATGCGGGACACCTACGCTCACATGCAGAACATTGCCGTTGTCACTGATCAGTTTTTCGCCCATGTCGCTGATGTTTTGGAGATCGGCGGTGACGGAGAGGTTGCGGATAAAGTGATTGAAAAGGGTGTCGAGCTGCGTGGTGGAACCCTCCATCTCGTTGCTTCGCCGGACGATCTGCGGAAAAAACCGCACCTGTTGCTCCGTCTGTTTCTTGCCTCCGGACGTCTTGGAGTACCGGTGCATCATCGTTCGCGAAAGATGGTATCGGCCAATCTTAACCTCATAACTGCAAAGGTGCGGAGCTCTACCCGTGCCGCCAAAGCATTTCTGGCCATCCTTGAAAATAGCGTCAATGTTGCCGACGTCCTCGGAGTAATGCTGGAGACAGGGCTGCTTTCGGCCTATATTCCTGAGTTTTCCAGGATCCATACCCTGGTTCAGCATGATGTCTATCATGTTTATACCGTTGACCGTCATTCACTGCAGGCCGTCGATGAACTTCAGCGGGTTGTGGCGGAGCAGGAAGCTGCCTTTACTCTGGTCGAATATTCCTGGGTCATGTTTCTGGGGGCGCTGCTTCACGATATCGGCAAGGGTTCCGGCAGGGATCACTCCCGGGAAGGCGCGGAAATTGTAGGCGGCATCGGGCTTCGCATGGGACTGAGTGAAAAGGAGTCCAGCGAGTTACGCTTCCTGGTGGAGCACCATCTCTTTATGCCGGAAAACGCCCTGAGGCGGGATCTGAACGACAGTGAATTCATTAAAAACTGTGCGCAACAAATCGGGACCCCGGCACGGCTCGGAATGCTCTATCTTGTTGCCATAGCAGATTCCAGAGCAACGGGGCCATCGGCCTGGAGTGAATGGAAAGCCTCTTTGCTGCAGGAGATGTTTCTCAAGATCAAGCCTTATCTTGAATTTTCTGGATTTGATCATGCCCATGCCGGTCTGGTCGAGAGCCAGGTTGAGCAGGGAGTTCTCTGGCTTAGAGAGCAGGTATCCGAACTGCTTGCCGGGAAGGATGGTCTTAAAATCACAGTTGATGAGCTCTCTCCGGATTATCTGCTTTCCTTTAATTCTGGAACGGTGGCAAGACATGTTGTTACGCACCGTGATAATTATCGCCTTCTCCGTCAAAAGTCGTTGGTGTTTGCCGAGGAGGAGAAGGAATACTGGTCGCTGTTGATCATGGCCACTGATCAGGCCGGCCTGCTCGCCAAGATTTGCGGTGTCATGGCCTTGAACAACCTGACCGTGCTTAATGCACGGATATTTACCTGGAATGACGGAACCGTGGTTGATGTGCTTGATGTCCGCCCAACCGATGGTACATCCTTTTCCGAGAGAGACTGGCGTTCTCTTAACAAAGAGCTCGATCTTGCCATTGCCCATCGTTTGGGGCTGAGTCACAGGCTTTTCAATAAGCTTGCCGATGCATACGGCCGCCGAAGGGAACTGCTTTCCAAAGAGCAGCCGAAGGTGGTAATGGATAACGAAACTTCTGCCCGCTATACCGTCATAGAGGTGTATGGCACGGACAGAGAGGGGCAGCTCTACAGAATTACGCAGACCATGGCGGATTTCGGGTTAAGTATCTACAAGGCATTCATTGCGACTGAGGTGGAGCGATTGATTGATGTCTTCTATGTACTTGACAACAACAACGCAAAAATACAAGACAATGATTTTAAAAAGGAAATAGTAAATGGGCTGCTGTATACGATTAGCCTGGAAAATGAGAAAAAATAACATTCTTGTAACAAAAAAGTATTTACATATTACGTTTTGTGTAATAAATAGTAAAAAAAGGGGTTTTTCGATCGTAGATGATTTGAGGCCGAGAATTGGCGAAATATTATAACTAAGGAGACAGGTAAAATGACTAGAGAAGAAATAATGAAGACTATTAAAGAACAGAACATTCGCTATTTTCGTCTTCAATTTGTCGACATTTTTGGTTTAATGAAGAATGTCGCGCTCCCACTGAGCCAGATAGAGAAGGCTCTTGACGGCGATATGATGTTTGATGGCTCATCCATCGACGGTTTTGCCAGAATCAATGAATCAGATATGTACCTTAAACCGGATTATGATACCTTTACCGTGCTGCCCTGGCGCAACAAGCAGGGGGTGGCAGCTGCACGTATCATCTGTGATGTCTATAAATCAAACGGGAAACCATTCGAGGGCTGTCCCCGGGTCAATCTGAAGAGGGTTCTGGCAGAGGCCCGGGAAATGGGCTTTACAATGAATGTTGGGACCGAATCCGAGTTTTTCCTCTTTGAGAAAGATGCGAATGGCGCTCCGACCACCAGAACCAATGATGTAGCCGGTTACTTTTCTCTGGATCCCGAAGATACTGCCAACGACTGCCGACGTGAAATCATTGAAACCCTGGAGATGATGGGCTTCGAGATCGAGGCCTCCCACCACGAGGTTGCTGAGGGCCAGCACGAGATCAACTTCAAATATGCCGATGCCCTTGCTGCTGCGGATAATACCGTTACCTTTAAGTGGGTGGTCAAGACCATAGCCAAAAATTACGGTCTTCATGCAACCTTTATGCCCAAGCCGATATTCGGAATTAATGGTTCGGGAATGCACACCAACCAGTCTCTTTTTCATCTTGACGGCACCAATGCCTTCTATGATGATGCCGACTCGCTGCAGCTCTCTGAAGTCGCCTATCAATACATCGCCGGTGCATTAAAAAATGCCCGCGGGTTTGCCGCCATCACCAATCCGCTGGTCAACTCCTATAAGCGCCTGGTGCCCGGTTATGAGGCTCCGGTGTATGCGGCATGGTCTGCCTCCAACCGCTCCGTTCTCATCCGGATTCCTGCGGCACGGGGTATGTCCACCAGAACAGAGATTCGCTGTCCCGATCCGACCTGCAATCCTTATCTGGCTTTTGCCATGATGCTCAATTCAGGTCTTGACGGAGTGAAGAATAAGCTCCAGCCGCCTCCTTCGGTCAACAAAGATCTCTTTGAGATGACCAGT from Desulfopila inferna carries:
- the glnD gene encoding [protein-PII] uridylyltransferase, with the translated sequence MKLPIRAKREALEALWQQGLSGQALLRGQAKLVDDFVQERFLGADIAAVAESVALVALGGYGRQELFPYSDIDLMILFRPDVRDDIGRVADAVLYPLWDTGLEVGHGVRSVEEAVALAGEDFFFRVALLDARLLAGSQLLYFELLSTYRSQFVEGRRREFVETMERFRRERREKYGSHSYLLEPHIKEGKGGLRDIQSMLWTAAVVYGLEGLNGIVNAGILAPEEQAPFVASWDMLIRIRNRLHYVSGRKNDQLHFEQQEEIAEAFSYRDHEGSLAVEVFMRDTYAHMQNIAVVTDQFFAHVADVLEIGGDGEVADKVIEKGVELRGGTLHLVASPDDLRKKPHLLLRLFLASGRLGVPVHHRSRKMVSANLNLITAKVRSSTRAAKAFLAILENSVNVADVLGVMLETGLLSAYIPEFSRIHTLVQHDVYHVYTVDRHSLQAVDELQRVVAEQEAAFTLVEYSWVMFLGALLHDIGKGSGRDHSREGAEIVGGIGLRMGLSEKESSELRFLVEHHLFMPENALRRDLNDSEFIKNCAQQIGTPARLGMLYLVAIADSRATGPSAWSEWKASLLQEMFLKIKPYLEFSGFDHAHAGLVESQVEQGVLWLREQVSELLAGKDGLKITVDELSPDYLLSFNSGTVARHVVTHRDNYRLLRQKSLVFAEEEKEYWSLLIMATDQAGLLAKICGVMALNNLTVLNARIFTWNDGTVVDVLDVRPTDGTSFSERDWRSLNKELDLAIAHRLGLSHRLFNKLADAYGRRRELLSKEQPKVVMDNETSARYTVIEVYGTDREGQLYRITQTMADFGLSIYKAFIATEVERLIDVFYVLDNNNAKIQDNDFKKEIVNGLLYTISLENEKK
- the glnA gene encoding type I glutamate--ammonia ligase, coding for MTREEIMKTIKEQNIRYFRLQFVDIFGLMKNVALPLSQIEKALDGDMMFDGSSIDGFARINESDMYLKPDYDTFTVLPWRNKQGVAAARIICDVYKSNGKPFEGCPRVNLKRVLAEAREMGFTMNVGTESEFFLFEKDANGAPTTRTNDVAGYFSLDPEDTANDCRREIIETLEMMGFEIEASHHEVAEGQHEINFKYADALAAADNTVTFKWVVKTIAKNYGLHATFMPKPIFGINGSGMHTNQSLFHLDGTNAFYDDADSLQLSEVAYQYIAGALKNARGFAAITNPLVNSYKRLVPGYEAPVYAAWSASNRSVLIRIPAARGMSTRTEIRCPDPTCNPYLAFAMMLNSGLDGVKNKLQPPPSVNKDLFEMTSAQMSEEGITVLPANLMEAIEELRANPIARETLGNHIFEKFIEAKIKEWDAFRTNVSQWELDEYLAIY
- the mtnA gene encoding S-methyl-5-thioribose-1-phosphate isomerase yields the protein MNVNGKSYRTIWPAVHSSDTICIIDQRQLPHNFVIEELTNLEMAWRAIRDMHVRGAGLIGATAGFAMHLAALEAQEKTFTADLEAAGKYLNDSRPTARNLGWAVDRILQAAAGVDTVPEKRRIIYATACRIADEDAGFCRKVGEHGRAILKKISARKNGDPVNILTHCNAGWLAFVDYGSATAPIYAARDAGINVHVWVDETRPWNQGAKLTAWELQQEGIPNTLITDNAGGHLMQTGKVDVVIVGTDRTTHTGDVANKIGTYLKALAAKDNNIPFYVALPSSTFDWNLDNGRDIPIEIRSGEEITRVSGVTDAGTSESVWIAGRDTIAENYAFDITPARLVTGLITERGIVEANRESIHALFDDMQRQGDHHDISPPI
- a CDS encoding phosphomannomutase, which gives rise to MKNLKSISSCFKAYDIRGKVPQELNGDLAYRIGRGLAGLFGLRKVVIGRDIRLSGKEIAGRLSDGLRQGGCDVLDCGLCGTEEIYHAVFSLEGQGVDGGVIVTASHNPADYNGMKIVTSGARPLSGNTGLQKLAEYTVEEPAEAPVRNPGKYSALSCRKEYIEHLLGYIKKEALMPLKVVVNSGNGCAGQVIDLLEEHLPFTFHKLHHQPDGHFLHGVPNPLLPEKREETSRAVLEHGADLGLAWDGDFDRCFFWDEKGEFIEGYYLVGLLAKEMLNKYPGEKILHDPRLIWNTMDQVRKCGGIPVMTRTGHAFIKERMRHENALYGGEMSAHHYFRDFGFCDSGMIPWLLICSLLSKVKKPLSSLVEDMVAAYPVSGEINSIVEDADGVIRKIEERYGDGDRDYVDGLSVTYENFRFNIRKSNTEPLLRLNVESRADNSLLKEKTEELLRLINE
- a CDS encoding mannose-1-phosphate guanylyltransferase/mannose-6-phosphate isomerase, encoding MIQIQPIILAGGSGSRLWPVSREIYPKQLLRLTCNRSLLQSTLERVYRMDGNILPPIIVVCEEHRFVTRQQVEELGIFPEYTILLEPFDRNTGPAVCGTAEYVRLQRDETTIMLVLPSDHLISKEQEFLDAVEKAVVLAQNGRIVTFGIQPQSPETGYGYIEAGENGAVLSFREKPGIELAREYLSRENWYWNSGMFTCSVKTLQKEMANHCLRLQEHMVQAIKNGGRDGLFFRFDSVSMAGVENISIDYALMEKTECASVVLVDLDWRDVGSWQSLWEIMEKDADGNAHWGDVILESTGNCLIAAEDKLVAAVGLEDTVVVETADAVLVSSMSSVQGVKKVVEYLKAKNRDECRFHRTVFRQWGSCTVLEARELYKISRIVVNPGAGLSLQKHYHRYEHWVVVRGTARITSGKDVLLLRENHSSYVPPGVVHRLENPGTLPLEMIEIQIGAYLGEDDIVRYEDDYGSDRR
- a CDS encoding P-II family nitrogen regulator, which produces MKKIEAIVKPFKLDDVKEALNEIGIQGMTLSEVKGYGRQKGHKEIYRGAEYIVDFIPKIKIEIVVAADRADAVVEVIRKAANTGKIGDGKIFVMPVERVVRVRTGEENRDAL
- a CDS encoding ammonium transporter, with amino-acid sequence MDKADTAFIIAAAGLVLLMTPGLALFYGGMVRSKNVLATIMQSLFMIALISIEWVYIGYSMSFGPDVGGVVGSLAWFGLKGVTSAPSPDYATTIPQTVFMIYQCMFAVITPALIAGAFAERVRFAPFLLFSVLWAILVYNPVCHWIWGSGGWLGSMGVLDFAGGLVVHLTCGVAALAGVLVIGPRKGYGRTSFMPHNLPMTVLGTGLLWFGWFGFNSGSALAADEVAATAFVATHLAGMAGMATWVMMEWLKQGKATTLGAASGAISGLATITPTAGFVGPNAAILIGMIAGIVCYFAVNIKTKLRLDDSLDVVGIHGVGGVVGTLCLGIFASKAINPGGVDGLIYGNPVQLFIQVKGILIVGVYAFVVSWVLFKVIHTVIGLRVSAEDEVRGLDSTQHSETAYNTPG